GTCGCCTCCGCATCATGCAGCAGGGCCGACAACCCCTCAGCGCAAATGACAAAAAGGTAAGGCGATGCCGGATCGCCCTGCCGTAGGCCCCGCGATGGTGAGAACTGCTCAGTCAATTCCCCGTTGATCCTGATCTGGTACCGAACCGTGCAGACACAGGTCATGACAAGGTCGACCCACCTTGTCCCGAATCCCATCTTGGTCAACATTACTCTAAGGAAATCCCACTCAACTCGGTCGTAAGCTTTACTCATGTCCGCTTTAACTGCTGCTATTCCTTCCTTTCCTCTCTTTTTGTTTAGAAGATAGTGCGACACCTCATACGCCACTAGAACGTTGTCCGTTATCATCCTCCCGGGGACAAAGGCACTTTGATTCGGAGAAATAATCTCCGGGAGAATGAGCTTGAGGCGGTTGGCGATAACCTTGGAGTACTTACCCCAAAACAAAAGAGTCGAAATTTCAATTCGAGAATCCAGATAAAGCGGCGTTTGCTTTTTAGCTGTTTACATAGTGAACTCCAGGAATTTTGCGAAGGCCAGATCGTGTTAGCGCGGGGTAGGTAAAAAGCGCTTGCAAGGGACGCTTCTGCAAAAGCGTCTTACATTTAACCACCCAGCAAGGGTGGTTACGGATCTCATCTCAAAAATCTAAAAAGAAAAAAGCGTCTTACATTTGTAAACAGAAGGGGGAGTACTCATTTTTTTATCTTCATATATTAGGTTTTGTTTCAAGTCAAACTTCTTGAAGTTTGACAGAGTTTATCCAAAAAAAATGTAAACATTCACAATAACAAATCAATGTCATTAGATATGTCGtcatggaatatattttcatattatatttatttggTATTGTGGATCTTTGCTATTTTTAATGATAAATTTGATCAAACTCTATAAGTTCGACTCAAGGCAAATCCAATATGGGTAGTAAAATCCCAGCCATTTCTATAGCTACAAGCTGCATCAGCAAGTACACTGTATTCAAAGTATAACACACTCCAtcccgcaaaaaagaaaaaaaaagtataAAAACACTCCATTGCACGTCTTTATTCTCTCCGTTCAGCACGCGGCCCCGGCGGAGCACCTCAGAGCACCGGCGTCCTTGGTCAGCGATCTCACCTCGCTGGAGCTCGCCGCCGGGAACGCCTGATGCCCGTTGTAATTCGGCCGCACCCTGTTGCCCGTCTGCTTGAAGACGGCGCCGTTCTCAAACGAGTCTCCGGTGGAGTGCCAATGCGAGTCCTCTCCGGCTGCATCTCCGACCGGCATCCTTCTCGTCACCTGCGAAGAATATATCAAGATCAGAAGGCAATTCAAACGCCACAGTTCTCAAATCGTCTTTTAAAAAAAAAATATCAGGCACCAACGTTGGGGCTGTCCGTTGTGGAGGCGATGAACAGGTTGCCCTGGCTCTTGACAGTCGGCTCCATGCTTCCTCCGATGGCGTATGCCCTCCACCCGTCGTACAAGTTGTTGACGACGTGGGCGTAGCCGTGCCGTATCCTCGGCATGCGCTGGTTCACGTTGGGCCCGAAGCGGTTGAACGCCACGGTGACCCGCATCCGGCGGTCGGCGACGTGCTGGTCGTCGTGGCCCAGCAGCATGACCTTGTCGTGGTCGTGGAACCAGTTGTTGGAAACGGTCACGTCCGTGGAGCCGCGCGTCAcgtcgaggaggccgtcctcgcagCGCGACAGCGTGTTGTGGTCGATCCACACCTTGGAGCTGGACAGCAGCCGGATggcgtcgccgtcgccggcgtCCACGTTCTGCACGGCGCCGCCGGGCCGGACGACCTGTCCCGGGGCCTGCGCGCGCACGTCGTGCACGTGGAGCCCGTGGATGACCACGTTGCTCACCTTGTAGAGCACGATGCCGGCGCCCCCGGCGACGTGCACGTCGGCGCCCCGGCCGTCGATCGCGGTGAAGCTCTTGACGAAGAGCGGCTGCGCCAGCCTGATGTGCATGTTGCCCGGCTGGAAGGTGATCCAGACCTTCCCCGGCAGCAGCGTCGCGCCGTACCGCAGCGTGCCGGGCCGGGGCCGCACGGGGTCGTCGCTCGGGTCGGTGACCGTGTACGCGGTCACCTCGTGGCTCATCTTCCCGGCGAAGCCGACGGAGCACATGGCGAGCCGCTGCCGGTCGTTGGCCCAGTTGGTCTGGCCGCGCCAGCAGCGGTCGATGACGTTCTGGTTCGCGGTGGCAACTcggaggagaaggaagaggagggtGGCGGACACGAGTGATTCCTTGGGTGCCATGCCCATGCTTGACGTGACGTGCCTTGTAGCCTAGCTAGAGAGTAGGAGGATCGAGAATGAGCTTCCTTGAGTACTGAATTTAAGCACGCGTAAAACGCTCGCGGTTCATTAATGACACGTGATCGCCTTGTCTCTACTTGTGGCCTTGACTTCACGTGATAGCACGTTGTTGGTATACGCTAATTATCTAGCTAAAAACTAGTCTCTGTCAGCACTGTCAGCTCGCACGCTCTCGGAATCGCTAGGCGCTGGTTTCCTTGGGGTATGGGCTGCGTCGGCCGTATAGGTTTTCTAACATCCTTATTTTTGGGCCATATGGGTGGGTGGTGGCAGACTCATGTGCATAACGGATCCGCCTGCTTCATCTACACGGAATGTGTCTCGTGCTGTTGCGCGCAACTGCCAAGACGATGATTCAACGGCCGTCGATGAGCCAAGCTGCCAAAGGATGGAATGGAAGGAGCAAGATATGTTGAAATACCGTGGCCCATTAGTGTGCTGCCTCTTCTTTCGGCTCGCCCGATCAGCTCTTCATCGTTCATTCATTCGTATGTTGTTGACCAGGACCTTTGACCATTGACTTTCTGAAAAATTCATGAAatcttaaaaaaataaaaaaaatcacaaaaaagttagttggaaaaaatgttcaagaatttgaaaaacttcATAAAAGTTGGAGAAGTTTACGGATTTGAAAAAAGTCAAATTTTTtggaaaagtttataatttttttaaatcatgtatttcaaaaagTTCAGGAGTTTGAAAAAATTTACAAATTTCAAAACAAGAATCATGTATCTGAAAAATTTCACAGATGTGAAAAAATCACGAATTTGGAAAATTCCGAATTTTAAAACATGTTCATGTATTTTAAGAAAATGTTCGTGAATAgataaatgttcacaaatttaattTTTCTCTGTGAATTTCGAAAGAATATTCACAAAATTTTGGAAAAAGTTCCTGAATTTGGATTTTTTTTGAGAATTCGTAAAAGGAAAGTTCATGAAAATTAAAATGAAAAAAGAGAATAAACCCAACCTCTAAAATGgatggaaaagaaaaaaaatgcggaGAAACCGGCCCAAAAAAACCACCAAAAACCGCACTGCTCTTACATTCTAGCCCCCTTCGAATCGCGATACTCATCCCTGTGCTGCCTGCTATGCCATAGAAatcgagaagttggaatacatgctAGGCCCGGTATATCAATTAGCCATGTGTACTGCCTGCTACGCCATTGACTTTGGCGGTGGATGGTGGTCCGCGTGCATGGTGCGCAATGCATAGCCTGGCCTT
Above is a window of Triticum dicoccoides isolate Atlit2015 ecotype Zavitan chromosome 5B, WEW_v2.0, whole genome shotgun sequence DNA encoding:
- the LOC119306761 gene encoding pectate lyase 1-like; its protein translation is MAPKESLVSATLLFLLLRVATANQNVIDRCWRGQTNWANDRQRLAMCSVGFAGKMSHEVTAYTVTDPSDDPVRPRPGTLRYGATLLPGKVWITFQPGNMHIRLAQPLFVKSFTAIDGRGADVHVAGGAGIVLYKVSNVVIHGLHVHDVRAQAPGQVVRPGGAVQNVDAGDGDAIRLLSSSKVWIDHNTLSRCEDGLLDVTRGSTDVTVSNNWFHDHDKVMLLGHDDQHVADRRMRVTVAFNRFGPNVNQRMPRIRHGYAHVVNNLYDGWRAYAIGGSMEPTVKSQGNLFIASTTDSPNVTRRMPVGDAAGEDSHWHSTGDSFENGAVFKQTGNRVRPNYNGHQAFPAASSSEVRSLTKDAGALRCSAGAAC